DNA from Thermoplasmatales archaeon:
ATGATGTTGATGGAAGCGTTGCAGAGGAATATGATACCGCAGATATGTGTAAAGCGGGTGCAATATGGATGGACAACAGAAACGGAAATTATGATTTATTCTTCGATACTGTTGGAGCATTCCCGATAGTGGGCATTCAGAGTATTTCAGGTGGATTTGGGGCAAAAGTAACAATAGCAAATATTGGAAATGCACCAGCTAAAAATGTTGCATGGAGCATTGATTTAGAAGGAGGACTTGTTTTGCTTGGAAAGCACAAGGAAGGAACAATTTCAGAAATTCAACCAGGAACAAGCACAACAGTAAGCACTGGGCTTGTGCTCGGAATTGGAAAAGTGAATATAAAAGCGAGGGCAGGAGAAGCTTCAGCTACCGCAAGTGGCTTCGTGCTCGGCCCGTTTGTGCTGGGCGTGAGCTAACCTCTTCCCCTTTTTTATTTAAAAATATTTATATCTTTTTTGTTTAATATTATGCGAGTTGCATTAACAGTTGCGGGAAGTGATAGTGGTGGAGGAGCTGGCTTGCAGGCTGATTTGAAAACATTTTCAGTTTTTTATGTTCATGGGGTTTGTGCTGTAACTGGAATAACAGTTCAAGCCTCAAAAATAGAGGAAATTTATGATTTGCCACCATCGCTTATAAAAAAGCAGATTGAAACCCTTGCTAATGATTTAAAAATAAATTCAGCAAAAACTGGAATGCTCAGGAAAAGCGAGATAATAAAGGCGGTTGCAGATGTTCTTTCAAAATATGATTTTCCTCTGGTTGCAGACCCTGTTATTCTTTCAAAAAGCGGTTACGAACTGCTTAGAGAAGATGCAATAGATGACTTCATAGATTTTATTTTTCCCATCTCATATCTTATCACTCCCAACAGGTATGAAGCGGAGAAGATGAGCGGAATAAAAATAAAAAGTAAAAAAGATGTAGAAAAAGCTATAAAAATTTTGAAGAAAAAGGGAGCAAATTCAATTTTGATAAAGGGAGGGCATTTCCCGAATAAAACAGATTATCTTTACCATGAAGGAAAAATTTTTGAATACAGGGGAAGAAATATAGAGGGGTGTGGGCATGGCACAGGTTGCAGTTTTTCAGCAGCAATTACTGCAAATCTTGCAAAGGGAATTGAACTTAGAGAAAGCGTAAGAATAGCAAAGAATTTTATAGAAACAGCAATAAAGTATGGGGATAAAGCTGGAAAGATATGTCCAGTTAATCAGATTTCATGGATTGCTAAAGATGCGGAAAGATGGAGAGCTTATGAAGAATTAAATTTTTGGTTGAATGAACTTTTAAAGGAAAAAATTTATGATTTAATTCCCGAAGTTGGAACAAATTTTGCATATGCACTGCCAAAAATTTTTTTGAAAGATGAAAAAGATATTCTTGCTGTTGAAGGAAGAATAATAAAAGCAGGAAAAAAACTGAGGGCTGGCGAAATAAAATTTGGTGCATCAAGGCATCTTGCAAAAGCAATAATGAAGGCAATAGAATATGATGAAAATATAAGATGTGCAATAAATCTGAAATATGATGAAAATTTAGTCAGGAAGGCAAAAAAAATTCAAAATGTATCTTCATATGACAGGCGGGAGGAGCCAGAAGAAATAAAAAATAAGGAAGGAAAAAGCATTTCATGGGGAACTGAAATTGCAATAAAAAAAGCTGGAAAAGTGCCAGATTTAATTTTTCATAAAGGAGATATTGGAAAGGAAGCAATGATAACGATTTTAGGAAAAAACCCGAAAGAAGTTATTGAAAAATTAAGGAAAATAATCTAATCACTTTCCTCCGTGTCTTGTTTCCCTTGTCCTTATCTCAACAAATATGGGGCAGGCAAGGGGCATGCCGGCGACAATCGCCACACCTATGGGAAGCGTTTGAATTTCATTTGAAGAAGAGGAATCAAGTCCTTCAACACTTGATGTTATTGCTTTAAGGTCATTTGGATTTGTTGTTTTAAGTATTATATGGGTATTGCATTGGGAAATAACATTTTTATCTATTCTTGCGGGGCGCTGTGTTAAAATAGCAAGTCCAATGCCAAATTTTCTTCCTTCTGAAGCTATATTTTTTATTATACTGCTTGCGATGCTTTTCCCCTGCCCCCTTTCTGGGCAATACCTATGGGCTTCTTCAATAACTACAAGCAATGGAGGAATTGAATTATTTTTTCTTTCTTCAAATATTCTTGTTAGCAATATTGAAACAAGCATTTCCTGAATATAAGGAGGCACACCCCTCATATTTATTATAGAACATTTCCCCTTTTTTACAATTTCATCTAATGGAGTGTAGTATTTTGAGAAAATGCCCATCGCCATTATCTGCTCCATTTGATTTATCAGTCCCCATTTTGCACTGCTTTTTGCCTCCTTTATTTCTTCGAGAATGTCCTCCATTGTATATATTCTTTTTTCGCTTGCATTTTTCCATGCTTCATATAGCAATCCTTTTTGGATTTGAGTTGCTTCTGGAAATAAATAAAGCAAATCCTGAAATGATAAATTTACCTCATCAAGCAGAAGAGGAATTGCTTCCCTGTTGTTACTGCATACAGGAGAATATTCAAAAACATTTTTTGCATAGCTTTTTGGGCTAACTTCAAATTTACTCATCGCATTTATTTCCTCAAAATTTGGATGGCGCAGGGAAGTATATTCTCCGTGTGGGTCTATTATCAGAATAGCATCCCCTTTTTTTATAAATTCTTCTATAATCACTCCCATTGTATAGCTTTTTCCACTTCCACTTTTTGCAAGTATGCATATATGCTTCTGAATAAGTGTTTCTGGAGAAAGAAAAACCTTAATATTCATGTCCTTAAGAATTCCTATATAAATTCCTTCATTTTCTATTCCAATTATTTTTTTTATTGTTTCTTCATCCGCCCTATAAACCTTTTCACCCACGCTGAAAGGAGTTCTTACCATATACCTCTCTTCGGTTGAGCCAATTATATTTGCTTTTGCAAATGTCCCATCGCTTCTATTAAAAATTTCCCATATCTGTGACAAAATTTTATTCTCATGGAAAACACAAACATAATCAAGCTTCTTTATTTCTTTAATTGCTTTAAATATAAAATAGGAAGTAGTGCCCTCTACTATTTCACCAATTTCCTCCATTATCCTATATACCTCAAATCTTCCCTTTCACCCTTCTCCTTCTCAATCATCGACTTCTCAATACTCTTTATTCTTTCAGTAATCTTTTTTAATTCATCAGCCTTCTTATCCAGACTTGCAAGACTTATTTTCAATCCAAGAATTTTTGTAAGGACACTTGCAACCTCTCTCGCAGAATTCGGGTCAACAATATATCCAGATGTCTCTCCCATAAGACACGCTCCTTTCATCCCCCTCATTTTTCCAAGTCCAAGAAGCAAGCCAGAAGCACCCACTATCCCTCCCCCCTCCTCATCTTTAAATATAACTCCATGCTTCTTAAGCTCTTCAACAATCTCAATGTCTGTTGCAGCCCCAGTTACGCGGGGGCGCTCCACTTCCATGCCGAGCCCATACCCCCCAAGCGTAAAAATCATTTTAACCCCAAATTCCTCCGCCACATCAATTATTTTTTCCGCAAGCATATACTGCCCGCGAGGCGAGAGCGCCTGATAATCACCTGTAAGAATAATTAAATCTATTTTTCCTTTCCAGTAAAAGAATTCATTTTTTACAAGCCTTACCACTCCATTTGAGCCAATTATAACCTGCGGTGGAAAATCTGTAGAGTATAGCTCCGCAAACTTCTTTGCCTTTATTTCCTCTATGAGATGCTCCGCCGCTATTTTTCCAACATTTCCTATTCCTGGCAAACCCTCAATCAGTATAGGATTCTTTAGCTGAGGTTTTTCCAGGTATATTACTTTTACTTCCTCAAATTTTTTTGCCATATTTTTCCTCCTTTAACATTCTCCTGTATTTTCCATATCTATCCTGGGGGGAGAAGCGGGGCGGCTCCTTTTTTTGCGTCTCTGAATTGCAAACTGGACAGTATTTTTTAAGGGTATATCTATTGCATTTCTGGCAGTATTTCATTTCATTTCCCTTATGAATTTTCCATCCCCTTTATGTTTTTTTATGTATTCAATTGCTTTATTTACATTTTCCTTCAATTTTTTTTCTGCAATTTTGTATTCAGGTGCGACAACTTCAATTCTATATAGCGGGGCGGATATATACTTTACTCTAATTTTCAGCTCATTTTCCTCCTCTATTTTTTCAAGGGCTTTTTTGATATGTTTTATTCCATCACTGGCAGGGCATGTCAGTTCAACATATCCATTTATTTCAATAAAAGGAATTATTATGTTTTGTTTTGCAATTTCTATAAATGCATCAACCCAGTATTCATCGAACTCTTTTCTGAACTTCTTTTCGTTTTTAACTGCGTCTTCAAAAGCTTTATAGAGTGTATTATACTTCTTCAGCAATTTTTCCTCAACCTCCACATATAATTCATCGAAATTTTTACCTATTTTATCCGCAACTATCTCAAGCAATTTTTTTGCCTTCTGCTCATTTTTCCATTGCTCTATTTTTTCCTTTTTTTGATGTTCTGTAACTCTTTTCAATGATAAATCAACATACCCCTTAGAAGAATCAACATTCATTACCCTGCAGACTATCCTTTGCCCTTCCCTTACATATTCTCTTATATTTTTAACCCATCCAGAAGCCACTTCTTTTATATGCAAAAAACCCTTCTTATCAGGATATTCCTCAAGCTTTACAAAAGCTCCAAATCCTTTTGCCTGCGTTACCGTACATATAACCAAATCCCCTTTTTCAGGTAAATCCTTTGCCATATTTTAGCTCCGCTACTATTTCACCCTTCACTTTAGCTTTTCCTCCAGTAGGTGTTGCTAATATGCTCCCGCAAACCTGGCACTGCACATTCATGCTCGCCTTGCTGAATACTATCTGCACATTACCACAGTCCTTACACCTAACTTTATAAAAGCTGGATGGCATATTCACCTCTTTATTTCAAATTTTTTAGCCCTTATGCCTTTTTTCTGGTGAGCTTTTCCGCATTCCTTACATCTGTAGCGGAGATGAACTCTTTTTGTTGGCTTTTCCCTTCCCTCTGGCTTCGGGCGGGGATAGCCCCTGTAACCCGCTGTAACTCTTCTGAATCTTCTCTGCCCCCATTTTAACTCAGATGCTTTCTTTTTCTTAACTCTTTCTATAGCATGCTCTGTATGATGTTTGCAGTAGGGGCAGTATGTCTTTATTATTGCAGGTCTAATCATGATGGTGTAATAGGAAATAATATATAAAAATGTTTATATTCCTTTCCTTATCTCCTCAATAATTTCCTTTGCCCTATCCATCCTTATTTTTCCTTCCTCCACCATCCTTTTTGCAACAATATCTATTTCCTCTCCTTTTGCTCCAGCCATTATCGCTATATTCTGGGCATGAAGTTTCATATGCCCCGCCTGTATTCCTTTCGTTGAAAGAGCATAAATTGCCGCAAAATTCTGAGCCAGCCCAACAGCCGCCATTACTTCCGCAAGCTCCTTTGCTGTTTTTATACCCATTATCTTAAGACATATTTTTGCCATAGGATGTACTTTTGTTGCCCCTCCAACTGTTCCAACTGCAAGCGGAAGCTTTATTCTTCCATGCAGGTCTCCATTTTCATTTTTCTCCCATATTGTTAGTGGTTTATATCCCTGCATGCATGCATACGCATGCGCCCCCGCCTCTATTGCCCGCCAGTCATTTCCTGTTGCTATTGCAACCGCATCTATCCCGTTCATTACTCCTTTATTGTGTGTTGCAGCCCTGAAAGGATCGAGATATGCAAACTCGTATGCCTTCAAAACTTTATCAATTGCATCTCCTATTTCCTCTTTTTTATAAGTTACTTCTGCTTCAGCAAGCCTATAGACAGCAAGGTTTGATATTATTCTAAGCAGTGCCTTTCCACCGCTTATTTTCTCAATTAGAGGGGCGGTTGCTTCAGCCATCGTATTTACAGCATTTGCTCCCATTGCATCCCTAACATCAACAAGCAGATGAACAACAAGCATATCATTGCTCAGCCATCTAACCTCAACATCCCTTGCACCTCCTCCGAATTCAACAAGCACTTTATCCTGAGCATTTGCAAGCTCTATTATATCTTCCTTCCTTTCCATTATTTTCTCCACAGCATCCCTGCAGGGATTCAAAATCTGTATCTGACCTATCATTACTGGCTTGCTTGCTTTCGCTTTAAATCCCTCAGGGCGCGCCATCCTCGCAGCATTTGAAGCAGCAGCAACAACAGATGTTTCTTCAATAGCCATTGGAATTAGCATTTCTTTTCCATTTATTATAAAATTTGTTGCAATCCCCAGAGGAATTTGCATGCATCCAACCGCATTTTCAATCATTCTGTTTGCTATATCCTTTGGAAGAGCATTGAAAGAAATTAGCTGATTTGCCTCTTCTTCAGTAAGCCCTGCAAATTCCTTAA
Protein-coding regions in this window:
- a CDS encoding bifunctional hydroxymethylpyrimidine kinase/phosphomethylpyrimidine kinase translates to MRVALTVAGSDSGGGAGLQADLKTFSVFYVHGVCAVTGITVQASKIEEIYDLPPSLIKKQIETLANDLKINSAKTGMLRKSEIIKAVADVLSKYDFPLVADPVILSKSGYELLREDAIDDFIDFIFPISYLITPNRYEAEKMSGIKIKSKKDVEKAIKILKKKGANSILIKGGHFPNKTDYLYHEGKIFEYRGRNIEGCGHGTGCSFSAAITANLAKGIELRESVRIAKNFIETAIKYGDKAGKICPVNQISWIAKDAERWRAYEELNFWLNELLKEKIYDLIPEVGTNFAYALPKIFLKDEKDILAVEGRIIKAGKKLRAGEIKFGASRHLAKAIMKAIEYDENIRCAINLKYDENLVRKAKKIQNVSSYDRREEPEEIKNKEGKSISWGTEIAIKKAGKVPDLIFHKGDIGKEAMITILGKNPKEVIEKLRKII
- a CDS encoding ATP-binding protein produces the protein MEEIGEIVEGTTSYFIFKAIKEIKKLDYVCVFHENKILSQIWEIFNRSDGTFAKANIIGSTEERYMVRTPFSVGEKVYRADEETIKKIIGIENEGIYIGILKDMNIKVFLSPETLIQKHICILAKSGSGKSYTMGVIIEEFIKKGDAILIIDPHGEYTSLRHPNFEEINAMSKFEVSPKSYAKNVFEYSPVCSNNREAIPLLLDEVNLSFQDLLYLFPEATQIQKGLLYEAWKNASEKRIYTMEDILEEIKEAKSSAKWGLINQMEQIMAMGIFSKYYTPLDEIVKKGKCSIINMRGVPPYIQEMLVSILLTRIFEERKNNSIPPLLVVIEEAHRYCPERGQGKSIASSIIKNIASEGRKFGIGLAILTQRPARIDKNVISQCNTHIILKTTNPNDLKAITSSVEGLDSSSSNEIQTLPIGVAIVAGMPLACPIFVEIRTRETRHGGK
- a CDS encoding proteasome assembly chaperone family protein; translated protein: MAKKFEEVKVIYLEKPQLKNPILIEGLPGIGNVGKIAAEHLIEEIKAKKFAELYSTDFPPQVIIGSNGVVRLVKNEFFYWKGKIDLIILTGDYQALSPRGQYMLAEKIIDVAEEFGVKMIFTLGGYGLGMEVERPRVTGAATDIEIVEELKKHGVIFKDEEGGGIVGASGLLLGLGKMRGMKGACLMGETSGYIVDPNSAREVASVLTKILGLKISLASLDKKADELKKITERIKSIEKSMIEKEKGEREDLRYIG
- a CDS encoding RNA-protein complex protein Nop10; this translates as MKYCQKCNRYTLKKYCPVCNSETQKKEPPRFSPQDRYGKYRRMLKEEKYGKKI
- a CDS encoding translation initiation factor IF-2 subunit alpha, which translates into the protein MAKDLPEKGDLVICTVTQAKGFGAFVKLEEYPDKKGFLHIKEVASGWVKNIREYVREGQRIVCRVMNVDSSKGYVDLSLKRVTEHQKKEKIEQWKNEQKAKKLLEIVADKIGKNFDELYVEVEEKLLKKYNTLYKAFEDAVKNEKKFRKEFDEYWVDAFIEIAKQNIIIPFIEINGYVELTCPASDGIKHIKKALEKIEEENELKIRVKYISAPLYRIEVVAPEYKIAEKKLKENVNKAIEYIKKHKGDGKFIREMK
- a CDS encoding 30S ribosomal protein S27e, producing the protein MPSSFYKVRCKDCGNVQIVFSKASMNVQCQVCGSILATPTGGKAKVKGEIVAELKYGKGFT
- a CDS encoding 50S ribosomal protein L44e, producing the protein MIRPAIIKTYCPYCKHHTEHAIERVKKKKASELKWGQRRFRRVTAGYRGYPRPKPEGREKPTKRVHLRYRCKECGKAHQKKGIRAKKFEIKR
- a CDS encoding hydroxymethylglutaryl-CoA reductase, degradative; protein product: MKSSRISGFYKMGMEERVKIVKEFAGLTEEEANQLISFNALPKDIANRMIENAVGCMQIPLGIATNFIINGKEMLIPMAIEETSVVAAASNAARMARPEGFKAKASKPVMIGQIQILNPCRDAVEKIMERKEDIIELANAQDKVLVEFGGGARDVEVRWLSNDMLVVHLLVDVRDAMGANAVNTMAEATAPLIEKISGGKALLRIISNLAVYRLAEAEVTYKKEEIGDAIDKVLKAYEFAYLDPFRAATHNKGVMNGIDAVAIATGNDWRAIEAGAHAYACMQGYKPLTIWEKNENGDLHGRIKLPLAVGTVGGATKVHPMAKICLKIMGIKTAKELAEVMAAVGLAQNFAAIYALSTKGIQAGHMKLHAQNIAIMAGAKGEEIDIVAKRMVEEGKIRMDRAKEIIEEIRKGI